The Zonotrichia albicollis isolate bZonAlb1 chromosome W, bZonAlb1.hap1, whole genome shotgun sequence sequence TTGATCTGTCATACAGGTTGAAGACAGAGGCAAAGAATGTGTTAAACACCTCTGCCTTGTCCATGTCCCTGTTTGTGAGATGACCATCCTCATCCTGAAAAGGGCTGATGTTATTTCTACACTGCCTATTGCCAttaacatatttaaaaaaacctctttttatTGTCCCCCcacaattattttttctttagtcTAGAGAAGAGAAGACTGAGATGGGATGCCATCAATGCATATAAATATCTTAAATGTGGGTTCCAAGAGGATGGTGCCAGACTATTCAGTGGTGCTTAGCAACAAAATGAGGAGCAAGGGCCATAAACTAAAACACACGAAGTTGCACCTCAGCatgaggaagaatttttttatgttgagggtggcagagcactggaacaggctgtccagagagGTAATGGATTATAGGACTTCTCtgttctttaaagaaaaaaaaatcaagacaaAATTGGTTTTCAAGTCTTCTCCCAGAAGACAGATGCTGTGCCTGAGTGCTCTGCAATGGGTGTTAAAGCCcattttcctctgcttcctgAGAAATCAGAGAGTGGGAAAAACCAAGAGCAACGGGCACTACCCTAAGCCTTATATTACTGATGGGCTTTACCACTGTGTTGGGTTTGCATGGCCAAGCTTTGGTAGTAGGAGGGTGTGTTGGTTTATTACAGTCTGGTTTTTGGTAGCAGGGGGGCCACggaggtggcttctgtgagaagctgctagaaGTTTCCTtcatgtccagcagagccaatctGTAGCTGCTTCAAATACAAGGTTGTGCCTATTAGAAATGGtggtaatgcctctgtgataacatgtttaagaagaagaaggaaaaaaaaaaaaggaaaaaagttattGCGCAGTTGTAATTGCAACCAGAGAAGAGCAGggtgagaatatgtgagaggaacagctctgcagacaccaaggtcagtggagaaggagtgggaggaggtgctccaggcactggatcTAGGATTCCTCTGCAGCCTGCGGTGAAGACCAGAGTAAAGCAGctgtcctcctgcagcccatggatgTCCGTCCACAGGGATGCAAACATCCACCTGCAGGCCATGGAGGaggcctgtgctggagcagagggatacctgagaggaggctgtgaacCTGTGGGAGACCTGTGGAGAGAGGGGTCCACACTGGAGCATCCTGTCCTTGAAGGACTGCACCCTGTGGAAGGATGACCCACGTGGCAGCAGTTTGGGGAGGACTATTGCCAGTGGGATGGACTCATGTTGCAGCAGTTCTCAGAGATCTGTTGCTTGTGAGATGGACTCACATTGGAGAAGTTTGCAGAGAACTGTGTCTCATGGGAGGAACTCCATGCCTGGAGCAGGGGAACAATTCCTttccctgagcagagggagaaacaatgggtgatgaactgaccataactcccattccctgtctccttgcACTGCTGGGGTAGGAGGTAGAggtgggaaggagagagggatgaaGGGAAGGTGTGTTAAAGGGTTTATTTTGCGTCTTATTAcactgctctgattttgttaggaataaattaaattaatatttctaaTTTGAGACTGTTTTACCCATGACAGTATTTGAcgagtgatctctccctgtccttagCTCATGAACCCGtcattatattttctctttcctgccCTGCTATAGAGGGGAGTGAGAGAGTAGCttggtgggtgcctggcatcCAGCTAGGATCAACCCACTTCAACCATCTTAATCAAGTTCAGCTGCTCATAATTCTATCAAGCACCATTGCTACTAATGAAGCTGACCCAACACAGGGTGCCATCACCATGCAAATCTCCTGGGCTTGAATccacaaagcagaaaataaattttctagACAAGTCCAGTGCACCCAGCAATCATTTTGCTGCTGAGTACACAGAAAAGCTGAAGCTCATGTTTGTTCCTACTGATACTCCACATGCAGAATAAAAACCATAATCGCAGACAACCAGATGAAAATTCAAATAATACTGAACCACAACATCACAACCTAAGCTGTACCAGGGTAGGTTTAagttggacattaggaagaagttcttcacagaaagtgTGTTTGGGTGTTAGAATGGGCTGCCCAGTGAGGTGGTggggtcactgtccctggaggtgtttaagaaaagactggatgtggcacttagtgccatggtctagttgacaaGGTAGTGTtaggtcataggttggacttgatgaccttgGAGATCTTTTTCAACCTagttaattctgtgattctgtgttttaATAAGCAGTGTCAGTAGACGACAAATAAGGAGACCACCAAGTCATCTTCATCATTTGGGGAGGGATGCAACAGAATGGCATTTCTGTGTACCATCCCCCTTACTCTCTGGGCATTTCCTCATCCAGGAGGCATCTTGCTTTCACCTCATAGCAGTCGCCTTTTCCTTTGGGATGCTCTATCACAGAGCAACCCAGGTATCCTGGAGCAACCTGGAGACCCCTGGACAAACTCTCCCCCTGGAATATGCCACCCATCCCTCAATGATGTGGTGCCACTTACACCAACCACGGGACAGAGTTGCTCTTGTACATTGCACACCTGGAAACACTGGACAGCAAATTCAGCTAGTTAGAAGCCAGGCTCAAAACCTctatttttggctttttctatttttcccctcttcttttttcctccttttttccatgCGTTGCTTGTCTTCTCTTTACCAGTCACCAAAGAAGAACATGAACTTCCATTTCTCCCTTGCCCTGTATCTTATTAGGCCCGACTGTAACAGGCCTGGATTAAAATGTATAATTATAGCTATGACAGTAACTACAATAAAGCACTCcttcaatagaaaaaaaaaattattacattaaaaaaagggTTATAGTGGCCGAGGGATAACGGTGACTTGAAAACCAAGGGCCACAGAATTCCCTGTTTCTTAGAGCTCCCAGCTCAGAGGACATGATTCTCAGTCTATCGAGAAGATTACTGGCAAGCTGATGATGGCTATGTTACTTCTGCAGTGGCATTTGGGCTCCTTTAAAATAGTCCTGCTTCAGAATCCTCACATAAACCATTAGTAAGCTTTTGGGAAGGCGTTGCTTTCCTCATCTCTGAGCTGCTTGCAATTGTTCATTCGATGATACAGTAAAATAAGAAGAAATCacaaataataaagaaaaaaaaaccccagtgcaAATAAGAAAGTCATCCCGCTCTCCAATCCACTTTCAAAGGGGTGGCAAGTAAGTGGAGGGGCACACAGAAAGTGAAAGACAGGATGGGAACCTAGCACAAGACCCTCTGGACAAAAGCCATCACTTATGAGTGTCTGGTGTAGTGTGTATCTAGCTTTGTCCTCCCAAGACATCTGCTGCCTGCTGTTTCCTGCCACTTGGCCAGGGCAAGGCAGGAGGACAGCATAAAAACAATAATAGCCCCCACTTGGATtagttgtttgtgtttttttcatttccaaattCTCTGTCTTCTTTTGAAAGTCAAACAATAACCTGGTGGGCATGTTGCTGCTTCTTGAGCAATGAgttcagaaaaagaaacctgatgcagctgaaaaagaaacatacttctccatccccatcccatgaaTGTATTCTCAAGCATGCTGGGGGTTGCTCTTCTGGGGAATTTAAATCAGAAAAGCTTTTGCCAGATCCCGTCAAGGTGCATGTCTTCTTCCTATTCCTTCCCaccccaccttgtcctgcccctCAGGCTGTCAGTTTTTGGATGGTCTTGTTGTAGTACTGAGTGATGGTGGGCATCAGGGGGTTCCAGTTGTTGGCACGCAGCTCAATGACTTCCAGCAGCAGAGACCGTGTCAGCATGGACTCAGAGGGACACGGCATCTTGTCACGTGCTAttgccagcagctctgtcatCATCTCGGGCAGCTTCTCCTCCAGTAGCTGGCcgctgctctgcagctgtcaGGAGAAGAAGGGGTCAGCCATGGCTTATTGATCCTTGTGTGTCCCAAGCTGagacattctatgattctatcaTTCTATAATATTCAGACACTCCACTGGCTTTTACAAACATGCTCCATCCCTCCAATTCTTCCCTGCTTGGTGTGGTAGAGCCACCAGGCAAGGTTATAAGGCATTGTGACTTTTGAAAACCAAATCCACGTGGAAGAAAGCTCCAAGAGCATGAAGGGCAAGGTTTTGAAAAGCATCTGCACTGGGTTGCTAGAGGAGCAAATGGTCCAGCTACTGCTGATATAAAAGGAAGattgcttttgaaaaaaaagtaatccCACCTAAAAATCATGCTATTGTCAAAACAAATTGCAGGCTGTGATGTGTTTTTCCTGCCTTCTACCTGGCCCTTCATTTACTTGCTGATTCACAGCTCACAGTAACTCCCAGTCATTAATTGTAATAAGCAGAGCCCTCCTGTATGCATAACAAATCCCACCCTGACAAGATCTGCATTTATACCTGTCATGCTACTTCACTGAGGACAGCCAACGGGTTTTTCTTAAACAATTACTCCTTGGAGAGCCTCCATGGAGCAGCATAAGCCTTAGGTGGTTCCACAGAGAAGGTCCAAGCTGGGACTGGATGGCAGTGAGTCCACCATCATGGAAGATTAGTGGGTCTTGAATGCAGAGCTCCTCAAAGTCCTCACCTTAAAAATTCAAACCCTTCTCCTCAGTTGCTTGTCACTTTGCTGAATTTCAACAATTTGGGCTATAATTTCAATCACTCTCTGCAAGGAGAGCATCCATCCTCACAGGCAAATCAATTCCCAAAAAAGATACTAATGAAACTCTTCCATATTTATACCAGCATTTCCCTGCAAATATGCTGCTGAGCTAAACAAACTTGTCCGTGTGACCCATGGGGCAGTTTTTTCTCCAATACAGGTGTTTTTGTGCTTAAAAAATAAGTGCAGGGTGAGATTCGAAGGAACCAGGATGACATCATTTTGTGATGGGACTCTGGCTACCAAACCTTTTGCGCCCATGTACATGCATCACAAGTCCAGTGATAGAATCTCAAGGGCCATCTCTTATCTCACAGTAGTGTCTTTTATCTACTTTGCTCTCATGAGACCCCAACtggagtactgcatccagctctgaggTCCTCAGGACAGGAAAGACATGGACTTTTTAAAGAAGGTCCAGAGGATGCCACAAAAGTGGTCAGAGGACTGGAGCAGCTCTCCTAagaggacaggctgagagagttgaggttgttcagcctggagaagagaaagcaccagggagaccttagagcACTTTCCATTATCTAAAGGGGatacaggagagctggagagggactttgaaCAAGGGCATGTAGAgataggacaaggggcaatggcttcaagctgacagagggcaggtttagattagatattgggaaaaaattatttcctgtgaaggtggtgaggcactggcacaggttgcccagagaagctgtggacgAGCTATTCCTGGAAACAGGTTCAGGTTTtaaggtcaggttggacagaactctgagcaatctgatctatttgaagatgtccctgcccatggtaggggGTTGGATTAGATGctctttaaaggtcccttccaacccaaaccatttggTGATTCCATAATGCAAAGGGGCAACACAGCTGTTTGGGTTTGGAAACATCTAATAGCTGCTTGACATGTATGTGGCCAAGGacagaagcagcagagcagtgaggaCTGGGGCAGGTGGTGCAGGTGCTTCCCTACCTCCATGGAGCAGCAAAGCACAGCATCTTCCTTCACATCCTGAGATTGTAACAACTgcaaaagagaagagagaggtGGTGAGAAATGCAtgacctcctcttcctctcttaCAACCTTCCTTTCATCTCTTCATCCAACTTGACTTTTGCCAGTTCCAGGAAGAAAGTACATAAAATCAgaaaagggaggaggaaagaTATAATCAACACAAAAAATTAAGATAAACAGTGACAAAATGCAGGGTAAAGGGTATCACCAGCCTACCCACTGCTGAGAGCAAGCAAGCAGGACAGAATGTAGACTTTAGATTAACAGCTttcaaaatcaaattatttagGTGTAGTGGGTTGACCTTGGCTGGGTGCCAGGTGCCCACTCAGTTGCTCTATTACTCCCTTTCCCACTGGGACAAGGGAGACAATAAGATGGAGAACAACCAGCAGAGTAAGATAAGGCAGTTTTATTAcagtaaaagaaagaaatgagtgGAGATCTGTGCATGCAAGagctaaagaggaaaaaaagtcagtCTCTACTTCGGCATGCATAACAGTTCCTTCAGAAGGCAAACACTGAAAACTCATGAATGctcccccttcctcctctttcccttaGCTTATATATCTGAGCTGATGTCATATGGTTTGTAATATCCCTTTGGCTAATTTGGGTCAGCTGGCCTggttgtgtcccctcccagggtCTTGCCCACTCCCATCCCCATTGATGGGAGAAGGAATGTCAGAGGGAGAGCATTGCTCATCAGTGGCCAAAACACTGGTTATCAACACTCGTCCAGCTACCAGTGCAAAGCACAGCGCTGTGAACTTTACCTCCATCAGACCCAATACATTACGTTACATAGCTTTTTTAATTCCACAACAGGCAATGAGAAAACACACTAGTTTCACATACACAGTGACTAAATGCAGCCATCAGACAACAGCATTTGTTATTTTGAAGGGAAGCACTCTGCCCCAGAGGCATCCCCCCCTCACTGAACCTTTTCATCCCTGTGAGGCCACTTAGACACAAAATTAGCTGATGGCAAAGCATTACATCCAATTCACTGTAACACGGCTCCCTCTAGACACATCCTATAGTGATGCAAGCGCAATGAGTGCCAACAAAACTATGGTGTCTTAAGTGTAGTGACTCCAATCCTACTCTGCTGTCCATTAACTTTGCATTATAAACATGAGCTTGTAAGCACCAGCAACTTTCAATAGAGACCCGAAATGTTGTTGGGCATGGCATGGGATGGCGAAGGAAGATGCTCACTTAGTGGTTCAGACTCAGGGTTGTCGTAGTTACAGGAAAAAGGGTGCCAATATGGGTGCAACCAAACTCTATTCTAGGGACATctatgttttgcggagaaaagaagaaacctcacaacttgtaaaagttgtaaagcccggtatgctttattacgacgcgcgccggacgcaagactccccaaaagggcatgcgtacccctgaagatttcagacctccttttatcccccttccaaatgcatatgcatacagtttcacaataagttcatacatattcatcttgcatgacacttagcactaattcttctttatcggaggaattcctaggtcgggggcagattgacctcgtggtttttctgtttttctttctctgtctccttgctgtctctggaacgcggcctctcctttaactttagctccacagacccttcacctctcccagacacttcacctagttcaggatggatccttactctgtctcattcccccctttcctaggaaataagtaaattcttttacttaaggaaaatttccacggcaataagtgtcttttaatgcttcactatgtacctttgataaagaggttagtacagccattcgttttagtattctccagttccaaattaacaatgtaatagataatcttaAGCTTAtctcaactaatattagtaaaactagaatagggtggcacaacttatcaaagattccatttgcagttggtgaccacccaaagatcacatctcaccagtgataatctatattttattttattctttgtagaactctggttatttcctttgtatcatgttggacagtaattaaggttttctttccactttctcggatttctttcaagacttctaataggtcttggtgcttaattaattgttttaccaatgtaaggttcgccccgataggggtaggtggtagtctgtgatacattgtgtaattggctgtaatcagctggtgggatgttactggtaccaaatacgaaaaatcgcacccaataatcttaacaaaattacaaatacaaatacagagattagaatggtttctactagacagaataacatcattgctatcaatttgtacagcagcacaagcagttctcaaacatacacccttttccagtatatacgagcacagttttctggtcagtgactggatgaatttcaaagtgacaaatactctgttcagtgtccaaacacatcctgggcattagcagtattgctttcacaaatgaatcccatttgttctctagtgatgcaggattctaagtttactgtctgccacttttcattcatcttttcgtgcccacactctatgttctgaaggatagagtattgtttcttcatggtttaatcttagggcaatgatgggatggataacataaacagtggcattacgtatggtaagcacaaaggcagtggccacattagaaacaggatcataggtgaaattcaccatagtccaccaggactgaaacttcctttcaaaatcaattgcattatctcattcaattttctgaatttcagctggaaaattaccttcacccctttcctatatgatcagagctgctgttgcttgtatccataactgtgcttgtatacgactgaaagctaaagacacattatcttgaactatactaagtgcttctactatcaatttgtggtcttggtccccggcctgttcattcttctttactttggcagtacttttgaaatctgtcactggctagttcctaatgccagtagagattactataaaggctgcttcaattttgttaggctacctgctgcagcagccagtttattcatcagtatttctgaatcaattccatttaaaactcctaatcttgtccctaatatgccagttagatgtttgttatggggaacaggaactgctttctgtccatgatcatccctccctgccagagggatgtgctgggctcatactacaaattcagacacacttcacaagtgtatctgacagaggtttaggtcatacttgagacagatgtCTGTTCTGAAATGCagagacttcagggaatctaacttctctctctccctccaaagcacctgatttcccagatgtgtggcaagcaggaatgtctctcctggtcacccaccttgcccttagctaagatcaagctgtggactgtgttcagggcagaagataatggaggggaaatcttgagagaagagcctaaattcattgcagtgcctcagaagaaactgggatcaggtttctgctatttgaaacactcagcacaaaagtgatgctcaaaatcttacagcttgctgctgagctctgagggggtctctctctctacctcttttaagcagaatccaacctcctcagactgggacaatcactgatccaaatctcagtaggaaaagggatagctataaataaggaaaatcaccttccttgcttgggttagTTTACCACCTtcagttcagcaccctttaccagccattgcctgggggttcagccaaccagcttggaaaatgacttaaggaaactgatttcttggtgttcctgattctaggcaccaggagagctggctccttcctttcttgttctgctcctgagatatgcctgtttttgtgaccatgttgtccagccctcaaaggaagtttttaggaaggaggagcaggctggttggatttttgagatgttaatttgcattatcaactccacacgtttgagagaccattctggattgaataatagctgttgttcagtcacattctttactacgttaggtctaagtttggagtttgggtagagtctgaactagtatggggtgtataaggccccgctgtggtaaaaagtgcagtgtccactttgaattcaaatgaaagtctgacagtaactcgagctcaaaggcaggtcacttctacaggctgtatcagggtgaaattacaccaaccgTCTGATTcgcttaggttatcacagacttcctggtgttcatatacaccaggggaggttcagacactaattacatctggtctctcataagccatcctgttgatgactaagcactttactttgatttcttctcctcagattccttgaagtgttcatagctcctgttcttgctattcttactcctcacatacctgattctcgtggattactacactagatatgtttaatataaaccttctttatctcagaaggttttcctatggatccagtatactgattaaatgccagggaccaaggccattcagcattgctttgggtagaggtactctctagttctaaaacttcagttataattccatacaaaacaattctgtacactaaagtatgagctactcccgaccgcaatatactcattttgcccgaataagttttagtctcagttcattgtctcctggtgtcactcctgaaggggcttctgggccttcttcacccgagagtgatggatccagcattctgctccttgattttgattgcagtgaaggtggtgagaggtacttgcagtggtctctcccactgtggttccgaagtcttctctgtaagagacttaacatatacatcaaccccaggctatccaactccctgctccgagttccagccacaagtttctcaattactctgagctgtttgcttaatgccaccatgtaagtggacattctggacattctccttgtattctatggtcttctataaggcattccaaaaggattcagcattcctttagctcaaaaggtttagtttgaatttgcaatagtgctagtggaagagcttcttgccccagtcttatgatttgctgcttaatcaaatgattcattctctccccctggccacttgattgggggcggtatggggtgtgaagttcttaatctatgcccagatggctactaatctgttgcactattttggaaatgaaaggtgattctttatctgaggatattgtggctggaagtctgaagcgtggtattatctcttgtaaaaatgatctggtcacctcttgagctttgacagttctggtggggaatgtttctggccaccctgaaaatgtatctattaataccagtaaatactgatacccccctttccttgggagttctgaaaagttgatttgccactgctgtacaggcccatggcctctcccagtctgactgagttttggcccgggggtattttgaggttagtctggaggcaaggatcacattatcagctcacctgagtgatagtggcatatagattcctgacaatgatacaacagtcctttcaatcagatgtgtgttctagaaagcctgtgggaattactacttcaaagtcaacacttcattccagtgcactctgtatcactcgcagccttggtcattttgagaaaggagccacactctataaaaggctttaagtaattaggccctagtgtgttttctagtgcccttccttcactagtaaccacgaaaatcgGAAGGGATTAccagctctctttcaatggtagcccaccccttgcagttgtacgtctcttttgattagtattattgtattatggcttaccttcgaggaaaatctgtacctcaccctttgctgctttctttgcctctccatccgccagctcatttctttcctccaattttaagctcactctctggtgtgccttaatatgctttttcaggtagctgaactgcttccagcagctggattgtctcctctttccctgtgaggtctgcagtcccctctccttccagatggctccatgtgcatgcacaactctgaatgccttttgctgtttctaaggcatgggtccatgcatttatctcagcatcctgtgcagaggtacctgttggtaagggtccagactctattacctctctgcaggtagtcactgtgaactttgcaatgtcgctttcttgtcagtgaaccaggtctctgcatcgtccggaggagtgtcctttagatctgggcggctggagtaggtagcttcagtggtctctaggcaatcatggtgtactgcttctccttgattccactgagaaaagaagctgggttgacaatattagtcaccactatctctccatcatcttgctctaccatgatggcctggtatttcagaaacctctctggtgaaaagacagtggccaccctttacttccagtactgcagacactgtgtgggacactagcacagtcatttttgtcccagggtaaacttgtgtgcctcttgaatgttcagcacaactgctgctacagctctgaggcaacctggccatcctttggctgttgtatctagttgcttagagaggtaagcaactgccctccggtatggacccaagtctcgagccaatattcccagagcaattccttgcatggaaaaaaaaagagaatgctttacttacatctggaagtttcaaagctggagccgacatgaggggactctctagctggcgaaaggcccgtgtggtgtctcttgtccactggagatctcagttcccattggcaataagagcatagaggggtctggagattaccttctgtttcactacctgtgcctttttctttgagactctgcgtccttggagtcctaggaaattcaaaagtcttaccgtccaggcttctctcgcttccctcgtctgagtggctactagaagatcatctatgtactgcaacagcctcctttcctcttgtggagcttcctgggcctctgggtctttgcaagctgttctccactcggagtggagaattttgaagcctccaggcacatggactatgtgagcttgtgtttgaatgcaaaaatgttctggctggcttcgtggatagggaggcaaaagaaggcatctcttaggcctaaaacagtgaaccaggttagctcaggtgttaaacaaggttagtaaggtctatggatttgctaccacagggtacaaattctgtgttatcttattgacagcccttaatccagtactaccagttattggactgattccttccttaccttccttttgagggtactactcagttctcactggttgtgttctttcattaagcttgatgggggagcatcccatgggggagcatctttcactctccctggtgcagcagaggcccatacccttgaaaacacttatttacttattctaatatctccttactaatgtctttcttaatttcagtgtctgttaatattgagcctaacatctttatattatttgcctccagagtaacctttctcacttgagaatgtttagcaaattgagcgaattgtacaaaa is a genomic window containing:
- the LOC141726831 gene encoding CBP80/20-dependent translation initiation factor-like; translated protein: MREELQQRDVERWLGFITFLCEVFSTMRSSMGDPFRVLVCPIYTCLRELLQSQDVKEDAVLCCSMELQSSGQLLEEKLPEMMTELLAIARDKMPCPSESMLTRSLLLEVIELRANNWNPLMPTITQYYNKTIQKLTA